The sequence TCGGTAATTTTTTTACTATTTTCTACTAAAGAACGAAATGGCACTTGTTTTTCCCACGCTTCCATCGCTAACGGCTGAACTGTATCATACGCCTCTTCACGAACCCATCCTTTTTCAATTAATGCTAAAAGAACACGTTGGGAATAAATAAGTCCCCAAGTACGCTCCATATTTTCTTTCATATGTTCAGGAAACACCGTTAAGTTTTTAACAATATTAGCAAACCGGTTTAGCATATAGTTTAAAGCAATCGTTGCATCCGGTAATATAATGCGTTCAGCAGAGGAATGGGATATATCCCGTTCATGCCATAATGGAACATTTTCATACGCGGTAAGCATATAACCACGAATCACTCTTGCTATCCCTGTCATATTTTCTGAACCAATAGGGTTTCGCTTATGTGGCATGGCAGAAGAACCTTTTTGACCTTTTGCAAAAAACTCTTCTACTTCTCGTACTTCACTCTTTTGTAACCCACGAATTTCTGTAGCAAATTTTTCAATGGAAGTTGCAATTAAGGCTAGTACAGACATGTAATGTGCATGGCGATCACGTTGTAAAGTTTGCGTTGATATAGGTGCGGGTGTAATCCCAAGTTTTTCACAAACATACTTTTCAACAAATGGATCAATATTTGCATATGTACCTACAGCCCCAGAGATTTTCCCGAACTCCACACCTTGTGTTGCACGTTTAAAACGTTCTAGATTCCTTTTCATTTCTTCATACCAAAGAGCAAGTTTTAAACCGAAAGTAGTTGGTTCCGCGTGAACACCATGAGTACGTCCCATCATGACAGTATATTTATGTTCTTGCGCTTTTTTCTTTAGAATTGCCATGAAATTCTCAATATCTTGTAACAAAATCGCATTCGCTTGCTTTAATAAATAAGATTGTGCTGTATCAACGACGTCAGTGGATGTTAAACCGTAATGAACCCATTTTTTCTCTTCACCTAAACTTTCAGAAACTGCTCTCGTAAATGCAACGACATCATGTCTTGTTTCTTCTTCAATCTCTTTAATCCGTTCCACCGAAAATGTTGCGTTATCTCGGATTTTCCGAACATCCTCTTTTGGAATTTCACCTAATTCAGACCATGCCTCGCATGCTAAAATTTCAACTTCCAACCAAGCTTTAAATCGATTCTCCTCTGTCCAAATCGCATCCATCTCAGGTCTCGTATAACGTTCAATCATTGTCCATCCTCCAGTTTCTGAAAGCTATCATTCTACTATTTTTTCATTATTTATACATTTTTATCTTAGCAAAAGACGATTTGACAAGTCAAGTTAAAATCGAACGATGAATGTTTATCACATGTTTATCGTTCGTTTTTCCTTTTATGTGATTTTTGTATGAAACAAGCATCAAAAATTGCTCAATCTCCTTTATCGCATTTTTTCGTGCAGGGAACGCACAATCCTTATACTACGTGACCCGTGGGAAATGGGTATCTATAACCGCTCTACGTGACTTTGGCAGCCTTTTTTCATTTTGATTTGGGCGGCTAGAACTCTTCTAGATGACCGTTTCAACCTTTTTCATCCCGATTTGGGCGGCTACCGTTTACAACCTCCTCTCGTCTATTAAACCTCCATAAAAAACCCCTACAGACATTCTGTAAGGGTTCATTGTTTTACTTAATTGTTTTTACTAATTCAATTACTTCATCAACGGTACTCATTTGTAGTGCTTTACTTGCCATTTCTTCCATTTCCGCTTTTGAAAGTTTGCGGATTAAAGAACGAGCTTTTAGAACTGAAGAAGCACTCATAGAGAACTCATCAAGACCAAGGCCGAGCAATAATGGAATTGCTGTTTCGTCTCCAGCCATTTCTCCACACATACCCGTCCATTTTCCTTCTTTATGAGAAGCATCAATAACATTTTTTACAAGGCGTAAAATGGATGGATTATATGGTTGGTATAAATAGGATACCCGTTCATTCATACGGTCTGCAGCCATCGTATATTGAATCAAGTCATTTGTTCCAATGCTGAAAAAGTCTACTTCTTTTGCAAATTGATCAGCTAAAACAGCCGTTGCTGGAATTTCAACCATGATTCCGAGTTCAATATGGTCGGAAGTTTGGACGCCTTCCTCTGCTAATTTTGCTTTTTCTTCTAAAAATAGCTCTTTCGCTGCACGGAATTCATTTAGCGTTGCAATCATTGGGAACATGACTTTCAATTTTCCATGTACACTTGCACGTAATAACGCTCGTAATTGTGTACGGAAAATATCCGTACGATCAAGACATAGACGAATGGCACGATGTCCTAAAAATGGATTTAATTCTTCTGGTAATGGAAGATATGAAAGTTTTTTATCCCCACCAATATCTAATGTACGAACGACAACTGGTTTCCCTTTCATTCCTTCCAAAACAGCTTTGTATGCTTCATATTGAAATTCTTCACTTGGAAGTTCTTCACGTCCCATATAAAGGAACTCAGTACGGAATAAACCAACACCTTCA comes from Bacillus andreraoultii and encodes:
- the purB gene encoding adenylosuccinate lyase, producing the protein MIERYTRPEMDAIWTEENRFKAWLEVEILACEAWSELGEIPKEDVRKIRDNATFSVERIKEIEEETRHDVVAFTRAVSESLGEEKKWVHYGLTSTDVVDTAQSYLLKQANAILLQDIENFMAILKKKAQEHKYTVMMGRTHGVHAEPTTFGLKLALWYEEMKRNLERFKRATQGVEFGKISGAVGTYANIDPFVEKYVCEKLGITPAPISTQTLQRDRHAHYMSVLALIATSIEKFATEIRGLQKSEVREVEEFFAKGQKGSSAMPHKRNPIGSENMTGIARVIRGYMLTAYENVPLWHERDISHSSAERIILPDATIALNYMLNRFANIVKNLTVFPEHMKENMERTWGLIYSQRVLLALIEKGWVREEAYDTVQPLAMEAWEKQVPFRSLVENSKKITETLTEAEIDDCFDYHHHLKHVDTIFEKLGL